One window of Bacillus sp. THAF10 genomic DNA carries:
- a CDS encoding GntR family transcriptional regulator: MSIRSDSRHLYLLVVDRLKQDIEQKLYKEKEKLPSEFELSRRLGVSRATLREALRVLEEENIVVRRHGVGTFVNSKPVFSSGIEQLNSVTDMISQAGMKPGTVFLTSTIEKPSEEELSKFGNEEIKEVLHFERVRTANELPVVYCIDKIPTTIVEDYQSYKNESLLDLLEEQAGRYISYAVTHIEPIGYHDKISPILECEPETALLVLKQMHYDQNDEPILYSLNYFRADKFSFHVLRKRL; this comes from the coding sequence ATGTCGATTCGATCAGATAGCAGACATTTGTATTTACTTGTAGTAGATAGACTAAAACAAGATATTGAACAAAAATTATATAAAGAAAAAGAAAAGCTGCCTTCAGAATTCGAATTGTCAAGAAGACTAGGAGTAAGTAGAGCAACACTTCGAGAAGCGCTTAGAGTATTAGAAGAAGAAAATATTGTTGTTAGAAGACATGGTGTAGGTACTTTTGTTAATTCTAAACCAGTTTTTTCCTCTGGTATTGAACAGTTAAATTCTGTAACTGATATGATATCTCAAGCAGGAATGAAACCTGGGACAGTATTTTTAACATCAACCATCGAAAAACCATCTGAAGAAGAGTTAAGCAAGTTTGGAAATGAAGAGATCAAAGAGGTCCTACACTTTGAACGAGTCCGTACAGCAAATGAATTACCTGTGGTATATTGCATTGATAAAATCCCTACTACGATTGTGGAAGACTATCAATCTTATAAAAATGAGTCCTTGCTGGACCTATTAGAGGAACAAGCGGGTAGATATATCTCCTATGCAGTCACACACATCGAACCAATTGGGTACCATGATAAAATATCGCCAATCTTAGAATGCGAGCCTGAAACGGCATTGCTTGTTCTAAAACAAATGCATTATGACCAAAATGACGAGCCAATCCTATATTCACTTAACTACTTCCGTGCAGACAAATTCAGCTTCCATGTCCTAAGAAAACGTCTATAA
- a CDS encoding pitrilysin family protein, with amino-acid sequence MDVKEEIFLKLVDERTYMLNGITVHTVPTDKFKTNSLVLKVKAPLSEEDITLRALLPYVLQNGTASYPRSSQFRAYLDDLYGASLGVDLSKKGEDHIITIKIEIANEKFLKDSTPLLEKGVQLLSEVFLHPHTEGNSFAKSTVEKEKNALKQRIQSVYDDKMRYASQRLVEEMCADEPYRLPANGLKDQVDAITAETLYQYYQELLKTNDIHLYVVGDIHSEEVDGYIKKFFELPSQENKVSSSVTQPNRESHEPNEVIEKQDIKQGKLNIGYRTNILFKDDLYFALQVFNGIFGGFSHSKLFMNVREKESLAYYAASRVESHKGLLLVMSGIDFSNFEKAVTIINEQLEAMKQGKFNENEISQTKAVIKNQILETLDTARGMIEILYNNEVSEVDKPVDVFLDGIEQVTKEDIIAAAEKIELDTVYFLTGKEA; translated from the coding sequence ATGGACGTGAAGGAGGAGATTTTTTTGAAGTTAGTTGATGAAAGAACCTACATGCTAAATGGGATAACCGTACATACTGTCCCAACAGACAAATTCAAAACCAACTCATTGGTGCTCAAAGTAAAGGCACCATTATCAGAAGAGGACATAACGTTGAGGGCTCTACTTCCGTACGTTTTGCAAAATGGAACAGCCTCCTACCCACGTTCCTCCCAATTTCGAGCATATCTTGATGATTTATATGGAGCAAGTTTGGGTGTGGATCTTAGTAAAAAAGGAGAAGACCACATCATTACGATTAAGATCGAAATTGCCAATGAGAAATTCCTTAAGGATTCCACCCCTTTGCTTGAAAAGGGCGTCCAGTTATTGAGCGAAGTGTTTTTACATCCTCATACAGAAGGTAATTCTTTTGCCAAAAGTACGGTGGAAAAAGAAAAAAACGCTTTAAAACAGCGAATTCAATCTGTTTATGACGATAAAATGCGATATGCGAGCCAAAGACTGGTCGAAGAAATGTGTGCAGATGAACCATACAGGCTTCCAGCTAACGGCTTAAAAGACCAAGTGGATGCCATAACAGCAGAAACTTTGTATCAGTATTATCAAGAGCTTCTAAAAACAAATGATATCCACCTTTATGTTGTGGGAGATATTCATAGTGAAGAAGTAGATGGTTATATAAAAAAATTTTTCGAGCTACCAAGTCAAGAAAACAAGGTATCGTCTTCTGTCACACAGCCCAATAGAGAGAGTCATGAACCAAATGAGGTAATAGAAAAACAGGATATTAAACAAGGTAAGCTTAACATAGGATACCGCACCAACATTTTGTTTAAAGATGACTTATACTTTGCCCTTCAAGTATTTAATGGAATATTCGGTGGCTTCTCGCATTCTAAACTATTCATGAATGTGCGAGAAAAAGAAAGCCTTGCTTACTATGCAGCATCAAGAGTAGAAAGTCATAAGGGACTTCTTCTAGTGATGTCAGGAATAGATTTTTCTAACTTTGAAAAAGCGGTAACGATTATAAATGAGCAACTTGAAGCAATGAAGCAAGGGAAATTCAATGAAAATGAAATTTCTCAAACCAAGGCTGTGATAAAAAATCAAATTTTAGAAACCCTTGATACTGCACGAGGCATGATTGAAATCCTATATAATAATGAAGTTTCTGAAGTTGATAAACCTGTAGATGTCTTTTTAGACGGCATTGAACAGGTGACAAAAGAAGACATAATTGCAGCAGCAGAAAAAATAGAGTTGGATACCGTTTATTTCTTAACTGGAAAGGAGGCATAA
- a CDS encoding pitrilysin family protein, producing the protein MEKIEFNQLSEALYHETLDNGLEVYLLPKDGFHKTYATFTTKYGSIDNHFVPLGSDDFTTVPDGIAHFLEHKLFEKEHGDVFQDFSKQGASANAFTSFTRTAYLFSSTSNVQKNLETLMDFVQAPYFTEKTVEKEKGIIGQEITMYEDNADWRAYFGLIESMFAHHPVKIDIAGTVESISKITKDLLYTCYETFYHPSNMLLFVVGPMDTSEMMAFIKQNQANKSFEPQQEIKRKFEEEPVSVKEEKKVLKMNVHTSKLMVGIKESEPVKQGEELLKHELTVNIILDLLFGKSSEHYQNLYEEGLIDETFAYDYTGENGFGFAMLGGDTAKPDELADKVKEILLNFDPSAVTEEELERIKKKKIGSFLRALNSPEFIANQFTRYAFNEMDLFEVTPQLEKITLDDVKVVAEKFIKKEAFAVCQVVPK; encoded by the coding sequence ATGGAGAAAATTGAATTCAATCAATTATCAGAAGCATTGTATCACGAGACGTTAGATAATGGACTGGAGGTATACTTACTTCCAAAAGATGGCTTCCATAAAACCTATGCTACATTTACGACTAAATATGGCTCCATTGATAATCATTTTGTTCCACTAGGGAGTGATGATTTCACAACGGTACCAGATGGGATTGCCCATTTTTTAGAGCATAAATTATTTGAAAAAGAGCATGGGGATGTGTTTCAGGATTTCAGCAAGCAAGGTGCTTCAGCAAACGCTTTTACGTCCTTTACTCGGACTGCGTATCTTTTTTCGAGCACTTCCAATGTACAAAAGAATCTAGAAACATTAATGGATTTTGTGCAAGCACCGTATTTTACAGAAAAAACAGTCGAAAAGGAAAAAGGCATCATCGGACAAGAAATTACGATGTATGAAGATAATGCCGACTGGAGAGCCTACTTTGGTTTGATTGAAAGTATGTTTGCTCACCATCCTGTCAAAATTGATATCGCAGGTACGGTGGAGTCAATCTCAAAGATAACTAAAGATCTTCTTTATACGTGTTATGAAACCTTCTATCATCCAAGTAATATGCTCTTGTTTGTGGTTGGACCAATGGATACAAGCGAAATGATGGCCTTTATTAAACAAAATCAAGCCAATAAAAGCTTTGAACCCCAGCAAGAAATTAAGCGTAAATTCGAAGAGGAACCAGTTTCTGTTAAGGAAGAAAAGAAAGTTTTAAAAATGAATGTGCATACGTCGAAACTTATGGTCGGTATTAAAGAATCTGAACCAGTAAAACAGGGAGAGGAACTTTTAAAGCATGAGCTGACAGTCAATATCATCCTTGATTTGCTTTTTGGAAAGAGCTCCGAACACTATCAGAATCTATATGAAGAAGGCTTGATTGATGAAACATTTGCCTATGATTATACTGGAGAAAACGGCTTTGGTTTTGCTATGCTAGGCGGAGATACAGCAAAGCCAGATGAACTTGCAGATAAAGTAAAGGAAATCCTTTTGAACTTTGATCCTTCCGCCGTAACGGAAGAAGAGTTAGAGCGCATCAAGAAGAAAAAAATCGGTTCTTTTCTCCGGGCGTTAAACTCTCCAGAATTTATAGCAAATCAATTCACAAGGTATGCATTTAATGAAATGGACTTGTTTGAGGTAACACCGCAGTTAGAAAAAATCACACTTGATGATGTCAAAGTAGTCGCAGAAAAGTTCATTAAAAAAGAGGCTTTCGCTGTGTGTCAGGTTGTGCCAAAATAA